From the Ctenopharyngodon idella isolate HZGC_01 chromosome 3, HZGC01, whole genome shotgun sequence genome, one window contains:
- the adsl gene encoding adenylosuccinate lyase encodes MEGSGDEFMKYRSPLVSRYASKEMAYNFSDRKKFTTWRKLWIYLAKAEKALGLPITDAQVSEMESHAEDIDFVMAAEEERKLRHDVMAHVHTFAHCCPTAAPIIHLGATSCYVGDNTDLIMLRDGFDILLPKLARVIDRLANFAEKYADQPTLGFTHYQPAQLTTVGKRACLWLQDLVMDMRNLQRAREDLRFRGVKGTTGTQASFLQLFQGDHEKVEELDRMVTEMAGFKKSYLVTGQTYSRKVDVDSLCVLASLGATVHKICTDIRLLANLKEIEEPFEKEQIGSSAMPYKRNPMRAERCCSLARHLMALVSDPLQTASVQWLERTLDDSANRRISLPESFLTADIILSTLQNITEGLVVYPKVIERHIRHELPFMATENIIMAMVKAGGNRQDCHEKIRVLSQQAAAVVKQEGGDNDLLARVQADPYFTPILGQLDALLDPKTFIGRAPQQVTRFLSEEVRPVLDPYKSKMDVKIELEL; translated from the exons ATGGAGGGATCCGGGGACGAGTTCATGAAATACCGCTCACCGCTGGTGTCCCGGTACGCCAGCAAAGAGATGGCCTATAACTTCAGCGACAGGAAAAAATTCACAACTTGGAGAAAACTGTGGATTTATCTCGCTAAGGCCGAGAAG GCATTGGGTCTCCCCATAACCGATGCCCAGGTGAGCGAGATGGAGTCTCACGCGGAGGACATTGATTTCGTCATGGCTGCAGAGGAAGAGAGGAAGTTGAGGCATGATGTCATGGCTCATGTGCACACGTTCGCTCATTGCTGTCCCACTGCTGCTCCCATCATCCACTTGGGTGCCACGTCCTGTTATGTGGGAGACAACACG GATCTGATCATGCTACGTGATGGATTTGATATTCTGCTACCCAAG TTGGCTCGTGTCATAGACAGGCTGGCTAACTTTGCAGAGAAATATGCTGACCAGCCGACTTTAGGCTTCACCCACTATCA ACCAGCTCAGCTGACTACTGTCGGGAAGCGTGCGTGTCTGTGGCTGCAGGATCTGGTCATGGACATGCGCAATCTTCAGCGTGCAAGAGAGGACCTGCGCTTCAGGGGGGTCAAAGGAACCACAGGCACTCAGGCCAGCTTTCTGCAGCTCTTCCAGGGGGATCATGAGAAG GTGGAGGAGTTGGATAGGATGGTCACTGAGATGGCTGGATTTAAAAA atcataCTTGGTGACGGGTCAGACGTACAGTCGTAAGGTGGATGTCGACTCACTCTGTGTGCTGGCCAGCCTCGGAGCCACAGTACACAAG ATTTGCACTGATATTCGTCTGTTAGCTAATCTGAAAGAGATCGAGGAGCCTTTTGAGAAAGAGCAGATTG GTTCCAGTGCCATGCCGTACAAGAGAAACCCCATGCGTGCAGAGCGCTGCTGTAGTCTTGCTCGCCACCTGATGGCGCTGGTGTCAGACCCTCTGCAGACTGCATCAGTGCAGTGGCTGGAAAGAACCCTAGACGACAGCGCTAACAG GAGGATCTCGTTGCCCGAGTCCTTCCTCACAGCTGACATCATCCTCAGCACTCTGCAGAACATCACTGAAGGGCTGGTGGTGTATcctaag GTGATCGAGAGGCATATCCGTCATGAGCTGCCCTTCATGGCTACTGAAAACATCATCATGGCCATGGTGAAGGCTGGAGGAAACAGACAG GACTGCCACGAGAAGATCCGTGTGCTGTCCCAGCAAGCTGCAGCTGTGGTCAAACAGGAAGGGGGAGATAATGACCTACTGGCTCGGGTTCAGGCTGATCCATATTTCACTCCCATACTTGGACAGCTGGACGCCTTACTGGATCCCAAAACCTTCATCGGCCGAGCCCCACAACAG gTTACAAGGTTTTTGTCTGAGGAGGTCAGGCCTGTTCTAGACCCATACAAAAGTAAAATGGATGTGAAGATTGAACTAGAGCTTTGA